Proteins from one Terriglobia bacterium genomic window:
- a CDS encoding DUF5681 domain-containing protein codes for MARHKGEYDIGYGKPPKHTQFVKGQSGNRKGRPRGSSGLVATFMKIVNERVRVTKNGRPCSITKLEATLTQMMNKAASGDMRATRELHNWFDSLPIEQYTIGPPPELHVHFISAKDKLSD; via the coding sequence ATGGCGAGGCATAAGGGTGAATATGACATTGGTTACGGTAAGCCGCCCAAACACACACAGTTCGTAAAAGGCCAATCAGGAAATCGAAAAGGACGCCCCAGAGGTTCCTCAGGCTTAGTGGCGACATTTATGAAGATCGTAAATGAGCGTGTCAGGGTTACTAAGAATGGTCGCCCATGCAGCATCACCAAGCTCGAAGCGACTTTGACTCAGATGATGAACAAGGCCGCATCTGGCGATATGCGGGCAACCAGAGAACTTCACAATTGGTTCGACTCATTACCGATTGAGCAATACACGATAGGGCCTCCGCCGGAGCTGCATGTCCATTTCATTTCAGCGAAAGATAAGCTGAGCGATTAA
- a CDS encoding ParB N-terminal domain-containing protein: protein MKASVPELAIVYLLISTLVENCQNARTHTKRQIRKIAASIRRFGFVNPVIIDRNNRIIAGHGRVRAAKLLGLEKVPTILLENLTEDEIRAYVLADNRLAELAGWDEEILAIELQYLLTIGEDLDVTDIGFEMAEVDLILQEPKPEKNDPADDFIIDETAQATTGPGDLWQLGKHRILCGSAIQECSFNQLMEGRRADIVFVDPPYNVQIDGNVCGKGTIHHREFKMAAGEMSGTEFVAFLLSALRLLTLYSVTASVHFVCMDWRHIKELMAAGDQSYSDLLNVCVWVKNNGGMGSLYRSRHELVFVFRNGRGVHRNNVMLGQYGRNRTNVWEYAGVNTLARQGDEGNLLALHPTCKPINLVADALLDCSARGDLVLDSFLGSGTTLIAAERVGRVCHGIEIDPLYVDVAIRRWQRHTGDRAIHAGTGKCFDELATAVEATNGEA from the coding sequence CTGAAAGCCAGCGTTCCTGAGCTGGCTATCGTTTACCTTCTCATAAGCACCCTGGTAGAAAATTGCCAAAATGCCAGGACGCACACCAAACGGCAAATTCGCAAAATCGCTGCCAGCATCCGCAGGTTTGGTTTTGTCAATCCTGTCATTATTGACCGAAATAACAGAATCATCGCAGGCCACGGTCGCGTCCGGGCCGCCAAGCTGCTCGGACTTGAAAAAGTACCGACGATCCTGCTGGAAAACCTAACAGAGGATGAAATTCGAGCATACGTTTTGGCAGACAATCGCTTGGCAGAATTAGCAGGCTGGGACGAAGAAATCCTCGCCATCGAGCTGCAGTATCTGCTGACGATTGGCGAAGACTTGGATGTCACGGACATTGGTTTTGAGATGGCTGAAGTTGACTTGATACTGCAAGAGCCCAAGCCAGAAAAAAATGATCCTGCCGATGACTTCATAATCGATGAGACCGCGCAGGCCACTACTGGCCCCGGCGACCTGTGGCAACTAGGAAAGCATCGGATATTGTGCGGTAGCGCCATTCAGGAGTGCTCTTTCAATCAATTAATGGAGGGCCGGCGCGCGGATATTGTCTTCGTCGACCCGCCCTACAATGTACAGATTGACGGTAACGTTTGCGGCAAAGGCACGATCCACCATCGAGAGTTCAAAATGGCCGCCGGGGAGATGAGCGGGACCGAATTCGTCGCCTTTCTCCTCTCAGCCCTGCGCCTGTTGACTCTCTACAGCGTCACGGCTTCCGTTCATTTCGTCTGCATGGACTGGAGACACATAAAAGAGCTCATGGCCGCTGGCGATCAATCTTACAGCGACCTCCTTAACGTTTGCGTTTGGGTGAAGAACAACGGGGGAATGGGATCGCTCTATCGCTCCCGACATGAGCTTGTCTTTGTCTTTCGCAACGGCAGAGGGGTCCACCGCAACAACGTCATGTTAGGCCAGTATGGACGTAACCGCACAAACGTGTGGGAATATGCAGGCGTAAACACTCTCGCGCGCCAGGGTGATGAAGGGAATCTCCTCGCGCTGCATCCAACTTGTAAGCCGATAAATCTAGTAGCCGATGCTTTGCTCGACTGCTCCGCTCGGGGTGATTTGGTTCTTGACAGCTTCCTTGGCTCTGGCACCACATTAATAGCAGCCGAGCGCGTGGGACGTGTCTGCCATGGGATAGAAATTGATCCGCTGTATGTCGATGTAGCAATCAGACGCTGGCAGCGACATACCGGAGATCGTGCAATTCACGCAGGAACGGGCAAGTGTTTTGATGAACTTGCAACAGCTGTGGAGGCGACAAATGGCGAGGCATAA